The Thermomicrobiales bacterium genome includes the window CCGCGCCTTTCGAGCGCGACTCGACCAGTTCGCCCTCGGCCGCCAGCAGCTGCTCGCTGGCCTGCTCCAACGCCGGGACGAGATCGCCCTTGCCGGCATCGTGCAGGCGGCTCGCCCAGGTATCGATCTGCTCGCGCAGCTTGCGACTCGCGAGCACCGCCTCGTGGACAGCGCCCAGCTTGTCGCGGATCTGCAGCAGCAGGTCGCGCTGGGCGACGAGGTCGTCGTCACTGGCGCTGACGCGCGGATCACGCTTGACCTCGAACGGCTGGCGATACATGTTGCCGCCAACCTCGAGCCGAGCCTCGTAGTGGCCGGGGGCAACGACGGGGCCGATCGTACTGCCGCCCCAATAGAGCGAGAGCGCAGCGCCTTCAATCTTCATTGCGTCCGGATAGCGCATGTCCCAGACGAAGCGATACAGGCCCGGTGCAGCGCGCAGCCGCATGTCGGCGGGCAGTTTCGACTGATCGTCGGCTAGCGCAAAGCGCCGGATCTGCTCGCCCTCGGCAGTCCAGAAGCTGAGTGCGACATCCTCGGCCGGCTTCTCACCGGCGAGGGCGTAGTAGACCGTAACACCGAGGGCCGGATTCTCGCCGGCATCGAGCAGCTCGATGCGGGTACCGCCGTCCTCGGCGGCGCGGACGATACCCATCACCTGGCTACCGCCGGTGGTGATGTAGTCCTTGTATCCGACGGTGTCGGCGCGCCCCCATGAGTTGGGCGGCTTGATTCGGTATGTCGTCTGAATCGGGAACAGCCTGACCACGGCGTCGCCCGCTGCGGACTTCCACTCGCGGATCGGTGCGAGATCGTCGAGCAGCCAGAAGGAGCGCCCGTGCGTGCCAATGACGAGGCTGTTGTCGTGCACGATCAGGTCGTGGATCGGGACGACTGGTAGCGCGCGCCGGCCATTTCCGCCAACCCCGCCTGAGAGTTGCTGCCAACTGTCGCCGGCGTCCCATGATGCATAGAGGCCGGTCTCGGTTCCAGCGTAGAGCAGCCCCGGCGCGGACGGGTCCTCGCGTATCACCCGCGTAAAGTCGCCATCCGGGATACCGCTGGTGATGAGCTGCCAGGTCGCACCAAAGTCGGTCGTGCGCAGCAGGTAGGGCCGAAAATCATCCAGCTTGTAGCGGGTCGCGGCGACCCAGGCGGTGGCCGGGTCATGCGGGGAGGCATCGATGATGTTGATCAGTGACCAGTCGGGCAATTCGTTCGGGGTGACGTCGGCCCAGCTCTCGCCGCCGTCGCGCGAGACGTTGATACGGCCGTCGTCCGAGCCAGCCCAGAGGACGCCGGCCTGAACCGGGGACTCGGCGAAGGCGAAGATCGTTCCGTAGTACTCGGTGCTGACGTTGTCCTTGGTGATTGGCCCGCCGGATGGGCCAAGTGTCTCGGGATCGCCGCGCGTCAGGTCAGGGCTGATCGGCGTAAATTGCTGGCCGCCGTTGGTTGAGCGGAAAACGTGGTTGCCGGTGACGTACAGGACATCGGGGTCGTGCGGCGAGAGGACGATCGGGAAGGTCCACTGGAAGCGATACTTCATCGCCTCAGCGCCGTAGCCGATCGGGTCCTCTGGCCAGACGGTGATGTCCACCTCCTGGCGCGCGCCGTGGTCGTAACGCGTCATCCGCGTCGCGTAGCTGCCGGCAAAGATGATGTCGGGGTCATCGGGGCGCACGGCAATGTAGCCGGATTCGCCGCCGCCGACTGGCCAGGTGTCGTCTTCCGTAATCGCGCCACGATCGGAGTAGCTCGGGATCGTGATCGTGGTGTTGTCCTGCTGAGCGCCGTAGATGCGGTAGGGGAACTGAGTGTCGGTGGTGACGTGATAAAGCTGGGCAGTCGGCTGATTGTAGATGCTTGACCAGGTCACGCCGCCATCGAAAGAGACGCAGGCCCCGCCATCGTTGGCCTCGACCATCCGCTTTGGATTGGCCGGATCGATCCAGAGATCGTGATTGTCGCCGTGCGGCGTCGGAATCTGGATGAAGCTGGAACCGGCGTCGGTTGACTTCCACATGCCGAGATTCAGGACGTAGACCGTATCGGGATCGACCGGGTCAGCGAAGATATGCATGTAGTACCAGGGACGCTGACGCAACTCCGGGTTGTCGCTGACGCGAGTCCAGGTGTCGCCGCCGTTGTCGGAGCGGAAGAGGCCGCCGTCCTGCGCCTCGACGATGGCCCAGA containing:
- a CDS encoding glycosyl hydrolase — encoded protein: MSNVHDLVAGLQWRQAGPFRGGRSVAVAGHTSQPMTYYFGACSGGVWKTEDGGASWLNVSDGYFRTASVGAVAVAESAPNVVYAGMGESCIRGNVSHGDGVYRSDDAGVSWRHLGLETTRHIARVRVHPTNPDHAYVAAFGHTFGPHEDRGVYRTLDGGATWEKILYRDERTGACDLSMDATNPRTLYTAMWEAQRSPWSLVSGGPGSGIFKTTDGGDSWIELTDNPGLPQGLKGRIGVTVSPARPQRVWAIVEAQDGGLFRSDNGGDTWTRVSDNPELRQRPWYYMHIFADPVDPDTVYVLNLGMWKSTDAGSSFIQIPTPHGDNHDLWIDPANPKRMVEANDGGACVSFDGGVTWSSIYNQPTAQLYHVTTDTQFPYRIYGAQQDNTTITIPSYSDRGAITEDDTWPVGGGESGYIAVRPDDPDIIFAGSYATRMTRYDHGARQEVDITVWPEDPIGYGAEAMKYRFQWTFPIVLSPHDPDVLYVTGNHVFRSTNGGQQFTPISPDLTRGDPETLGPSGGPITKDNVSTEYYGTIFAFAESPVQAGVLWAGSDDGRINVSRDGGESWADVTPNELPDWSLINIIDASPHDPATAWVAATRYKLDDFRPYLLRTTDFGATWQLITSGIPDGDFTRVIREDPSAPGLLYAGTETGLYASWDAGDSWQQLSGGVGGNGRRALPVVPIHDLIVHDNSLVIGTHGRSFWLLDDLAPIREWKSAAGDAVVRLFPIQTTYRIKPPNSWGRADTVGYKDYITTGGSQVMGIVRAAEDGGTRIELLDAGENPALGVTVYYALAGEKPAEDVALSFWTAEGEQIRRFALADDQSKLPADMRLRAAPGLYRFVWDMRYPDAMKIEGAALSLYWGGSTIGPVVAPGHYEARLEVGGNMYRQPFEVKRDPRVSASDDDLVAQRDLLLQIRDKLGAVHEAVLASRKLREQIDTWASRLHDAGKGDLVPALEQASEQLLAAEGELVESRSKGAADSFNFPPKVNSKLASLQGTVAYGDSRPPQQTYDVFEVLAVQADENLAALQAVVDSVTKDLNDKIAASGIPAIG